A single genomic interval of Monodelphis domestica isolate mMonDom1 chromosome X, mMonDom1.pri, whole genome shotgun sequence harbors:
- the ZMYM3 gene encoding zinc finger MYM-type protein 3 isoform X1 → MDPSDFSNPFDALAMPEKPLAGDLPVDMEFGEDLLGSQTAPNQGWTPPGPPPTTEALDLLDTPAGLEKDPSVLDGATDLLGLGGLLYKAPSPQEVEQGPEGSLGWATGDQPLESAPRGQAPEVATPDPGTGASPALTEGLLEPLAPDSLINLEEEAPSTTARRKGPPGQEDELLQGQPPSPNAPPSPSVGETKGDGFSGSKTQPSPPAHPSLPGDGQTEKNSEPPPEKEQKRSERARRVEAPKPETVDSSESIPVSDEDSDAMVDDPNDEDFVPFRPRRSPRMSLRSNLAPRAARSTATKMTCAHCRTPLQKGQTAYQRKGLPQLFCSSTCLTTFSKKPLGKKTCTFCKKEIWNTKDSVVAQTGAGGSFHEFCTSVCLSLYEAQQRPVPPVVDASDATRCSICQKSGEVLHEVSNGSVVHRLCSDSCFTKFRANKGLKTNCCDQCGAYIYSKGGGGAPPPELLFHEGQQKRFCSAACLGGYKKKNTRVYPCVWCKTLCKNFEMLSHVDRNGKTGLFCSLCCTTSHKVKQAGLAGPPRPCSFCRRSLSDPCYYNKTDRTVYQFCSPSCWTKFQRTNPEGGIHLSCHYCHSLFSGKPEILDWQNQVFQFCCRDCCEDFKRLRGVVSQCEHCRQEKLLHEKLRFSGVEKSFCSEGCVLLYKQDFTKKLGLCCITCTYCSQTCQRAVTEQLDGSTWDFCSEDCKSKYLLWYRKAARCHACKRQGKLLETIHWRGHIRHFCNQQCLLRFYSQQNQPNLDTQSGPESLLHSQSPEPKPSTAAQPKVTSSSSSSSSSSSSSSSSSSRSSSSSSTAAAATTTTTTTTTTTTTTTTTGTAKSRSVPTDPTPPPAPSMPRKNKAAMCKPLMQNRGVSCKVDMRSKGCQTEQDWKPQVIVLPVPVPIFVPVPMHLYSQKVPVPLSLPIPVPVPMFLPTTLESTDKIVETIEELKVKIPSNPLEADILAMAEMIAEAEELDKASSDLCDLVSNQSTEGLLEDCDLFGPARDDVLAMAVKMANVLDEPGQDLEADFPKNPLDINPSVDFLFDCGLVGPDDVSTDQDLPRAIRKGQKRLVLSESCSRDSMSSQPSCTALNYSYGVNAWKCWVQSKYAGGESSKSEELRFGPKPMRIKEDILACTAAELNYGLAQFVREITRPNGERYEPDSIYYLCLGIQQYLLENNRMVNIFTDLYYLTFVQELNKSLSSWQPTILPNNTVFSRVEEEHLWECKQLGVYSPFVLLNTLMFFNTKFFGLQTAEEHMQLSFANVVRQSRKCTTARGTTKVVTIRYYAPARQRKSRVLRPQVENPSPKLPCTSSPDTSSGKRKREDELPVLEQRENRMNPLRCPVKFYEFYLSKCPESLRTRNDVFYLQPERSCIAESPLWYSVIPMDRGMLESMLNRILAVREIYEDPGRPGEEDLD, encoded by the exons ATGGACCCCAGCGATTTCTCCAACCCATTTGACGCACTGGCTATGCCAGAGAAGCCCCTGGCTGGAGACCTTCCAGTGGACATGGAGTTTGGAGAAGATTTGCTGGGTTCTCAGACTGCTCCAAACCAGGGCTGGACTCCTCCCGGCCCACCCCCAACCACCGAGGCCCTAGACTTGCTGGATACCCCTGCTGGCCTGGAAAAAGACCCCAGCGTTCTAGATGGAGCCACTGATCTCCTGGGACTTGGGGGGCTCCTCTACAAAGCACCCTCTCCTCAGGAGGTTGAACAGGGTCCTGAGGGATCACTGGGGTGGGCCACAGGGGACCAGCCTCTAGAATCTGCCCCCAGAGGACAGGCGCCTGAAGTAGCGACACCTGATCCTGGAACTGGGGCAAGCCCTGCCTTGACTGAGGGGCTCCTAGAGCCCCTGGCCCCAGATTCACTGATCAACCTGGAAGAGGAAGCCCCCTCTACAACTGCTAGAAGAAAGGGCCCCCCTGGGCAGGAAGATGAGCTTCTGCAGGGGCAGCCCCCAAGCCCAAATGCCCCACCAAGCCCCTCTGTGGGAGAGACCAAGGGAGATGGATTCAGTGGCTCCAAGACCCAGCCCAGCCCCCCAGCACACCCTTCCTTGCCAG GGGATGGCCAGACTGAGAAGAACAGCGAGCCGCCTCCGGAGAAG GAACAGAAGAGAAGCGAGCGGGCTCGGAGAGTAGAGGCCCCCAAACCGGAGACTGTGGATTCCTCAGAGAGTA TTCCGGTATCAGATGAGGACTCTGATGCCATGGTGGATGACCCCAATGATGAGGACTTTGTGCCCTTTCGGCCAAGGCGCTCTCCCCGAATGTCCCTGCGAAGCAACTTGGCCCCCCGAGCTGCCCGCTCAACAGCCACCAAAATGACCTGTGCCCATTGCCGGACCCCACTGCAGAAGGGGCAGACTGCCTACCAGCGCAAAGGGCTCCCCCAGCTCTTCTGCTCCTCCACTTGTCTTACCACGTTCTCCAAGAAGCCTCTGGGCAAGAAAACCtgcaccttctgcaagaa GGAGATCTGGAACACCAAGGACTCCGTCGTGGCCCAGACAGGGGCAGGCGGCTCCTTCCATGAGTTTTGTACATCAGTCTGCCTATCCCTATATGAGGCCCAGCAGCGGCCAGTGCCCCCAGTGGTTGACGCATCAGACGCCACCCGCTGTAGTATTTGTCAGAAGTCTGGAGAG GTTCTCCATGAGGTCAGCAATGGCAGCGTGGTACACCGACTTTGCAGCGACTCATGTTTCACCAAGTTCCGTGCCAACAAGGGACTAAAGACCAACTGCTGTGACCAGTGTGGAGCCTACATCTACAGCAAGGGAGGGGGCGGGGCCCCTCCCCCTGAGCTTCTCTTCCATGAGGGCCAGCAAAAACGCTTCTGCAGTGCGGCCTGCCTGGGGGGCTACAAGAAG AAAAATACCCGAGTGTACCCATGCGTCTGGTGCAAGACGCTGTGTAAGAACTTTGAGATGCTATCCCACGTGGACCGGAATGGCAAGACGGGGCTCTTCTGTTCTTTGTGCTGTACCACCTCCCACAAAGTGAAGCAGGCCGGCCTGGCTG GCCCTCCCCGCCCCTGCAGCTTCTGCCGCCGTAGTCTGTCTGACCCCTGTTACTACAACAAGACCGACCGCACAGTCTACCAGTTCTGCAGCCCCAGTTGCTGGACCAAATTCCAG CGTACAAACCCTGAGGGAGGTATCCATCTGAGCTGCCACTATTGTCACAGTCTGTTCAGTGGCAAGCCTGAAATCCTGGATTGGCAG AACCAAGTGTTCCAGTTTTGTTGCCGTGATTGCTGTGAGGACTTCAAGAGGCTTCGAGGTGTGGTGTCCCAGTGTGAGCACTGTCGGCAGGAGAAGCTGCTTCATGAGAAACTTCGCTTCAGTGGGGTGGAGAAGAGCTTCTGTAGTGAAG GCTGCGTGCTGCTATACAAGCAGGACTTCACCAAGAAGCTGGGCCTATGCTGCATCACCTGTACCTACTGCTCCCAGACCTGCCAGCGAGCAGTTACTGAGCAGCTGGACGGCAGTACCTGGGACTTCTGTAGCGAGGACTGTAAGAGCAAGTACCTGCTATGGTACCGCAAG GCTGCCCGCTGCCATGCTTGTAAGCGACAAGGAAAGCTTCTGGAGACGATCCATTGGCGGGGGCACATCCGCCACTTCTGCAACCAGCAGTGTCTCCTTCGCTTCTATAGCCAGCAGAACCAGCCCAACCTGGACACCCAGAGCGGGCCTGAGAGCCTCCTGCACA GTCAGTCTCCAGAGCCCAAACCCTCCACAGCCGCCCAGCCCAAAgtcaccagcagcagcagcagcagcagtagcagcagcagcagcagcagcagtagcagcagcagaagcagcagcagcagcagcactgccgctgctgccaccaccaccaccaccaccaccaccaccaccaccacaacaacaacaacaaca GGTACTGCCAAAAGCCGCTCGGTCCCAACTGACCCTACCCCCCCACCTGCACCTTCGATGCCTCGGAAGAACAAAGCCGCCATGTGTAAGCCCCTGATGCAGAATCGGGGCGTGTCCTGCAAAGTTGACATGAGGTCCAAAGGGTGTCAGACAG AGCAAGACTGGAAGCCACAGGTGATCGTGCTGCCCGTCCCAGTGCCCATCTTTGTCCCAGTGCCTATGCATCTGTACAGCCAGAAAGTCCCGGTGCCTTTGTCACTGCCTATCCCA GTACCTGTGCCCATGTTTCTGCCCACAACTCTGGAGAGCACAGACAAGATTGTGGAGACTATTGAGGAGCTAAAGGTGAAAATTCCATCCAACCCGTTAGAGGCTGACATCCTAGCCATGGCAGAAATGATAGCAGAAGCTGAGGAGTTGGACAAGGCCTCATCCGACCTCTGTG ACCTGGTGAGTAACCAAAGCACAGAAGGTCTGCTGGAAGACTGTGACCTGTTTGGGCCAGCAAGGGATGATGTTCTCGCCATGGCAGTgaagatggccaatgtgctggaTGAACCAGGGCAGGACCTGGAAGCTGACTTCCCCAAGA ATCCCTTGGACATCAACCCCAGTGTGGATTTCCTCTTTGACTGCGGCCTGGTGGGGCCGGATGATGTGTCCACTGACCAGGACCTGCCTCGAGCCATCCGGAAG GGTCAGAAGCGACTAGTGCTTTCAGAAAGCTGTTCCCGGGATTCCATGAGCAGCCAGCCCAGCTGTACAGCCCTGAACTACTCCTATGGTGTCAATGCTTGGAAATGCTGGGTACAATCAAAGTATGCAGGTGGGGAATCTAGCAAGAGCGAGGAGCTGCGCTTTGGTC CCAAGCCAATGCGGATCAAAGAGGACATCCTGGCCTGTACAGCTGCTGAGCTCAACTATGGGTTGGCCCAGTTTGTGAGAGAGATAACACGTCCCAATGGCGAGAGATATGAGCCTGACAGTATCTACTACCTATGTCTTGGCATCCAACAG TACCTACTAGAAAACAACCGAATGGTAAACATTTTCACGGACCTTTACTACCTGACCTTTGTTCAAGAACTCAACAAGTCTCTGAGCAGTTGGCAACCCACCATCCTCCCAAACA ACACAGTGTTCTCCCGTGTAGAGGAGGAGCACCTCTGGGAATGCAAGCAGCTAGGTGTGTATTCTCCCTTCGTCCTGCTCAACACCCTCATGTTCTTCAATACCAAGTTCTTCGGCCTGCAGACAGCGGAGGAGCACATGCAGCTGTCCTTCGCCAATGTGGTGCGCCAGTCACGCAAGTGTACCACTGCTCGCGGCACCACCAAGGTGGTGACCATCCGCTACTACGCACCTGCTCGCCAGCGAAAGAGTCGAG ttctaaggCCCCAGGTGGAGAACCCCTCCCCTAAGCTGCCTTGCACCTCCTCTCCAGACACCAGTTCAGGGAAGCGGAAGAGGGAGGATGAACTTCCTGTGCTGGAACAGCGTGAGAACCGTATGAACCCTCTGCGCTGTCCTGTCAAGTTCTATGAGTTCTATCTCTCCAAATG CCCGGAGAGCCTGCGCACTCGGAATGATGTGTTTTACCTGCAGCCAGAGCGGTCTTGTATTGCCGAATCTCCGCTTTGGTATTCTGTGATCCCCATGGACCGGGGCATGCTGGAGAGCATGCTGAATCGCATCTTAGCTGTGCGCGAAATCTATGAAGATCCAGGTCGTCCTGGCGAGGAGGACCTGGACTGA
- the ZMYM3 gene encoding zinc finger MYM-type protein 3 isoform X4 encodes MDPSDFSNPFDALAMPEKPLAGDLPVDMEFGEDLLGSQTAPNQGWTPPGPPPTTEALDLLDTPAGLEKDPSVLDGATDLLGLGGLLYKAPSPQEVEQGPEGSLGWATGDQPLESAPRGQAPEVATPDPGTGASPALTEGLLEPLAPDSLINLEEEAPSTTARRKGPPGQEDELLQGQPPSPNAPPSPSVGETKGDGFSGSKTQPSPPAHPSLPGDGQTEKNSEPPPEKEQKRSERARRVEAPKPETVDSSEIPVSDEDSDAMVDDPNDEDFVPFRPRRSPRMSLRSNLAPRAARSTATKMTCAHCRTPLQKGQTAYQRKGLPQLFCSSTCLTTFSKKPLGKKTCTFCKKEIWNTKDSVVAQTGAGGSFHEFCTSVCLSLYEAQQRPVPPVVDASDATRCSICQKSGEVLHEVSNGSVVHRLCSDSCFTKFRANKGLKTNCCDQCGAYIYSKGGGGAPPPELLFHEGQQKRFCSAACLGGYKKKNTRVYPCVWCKTLCKNFEMLSHVDRNGKTGLFCSLCCTTSHKVKQAGLAGPPRPCSFCRRSLSDPCYYNKTDRTVYQFCSPSCWTKFQRTNPEGGIHLSCHYCHSLFSGKPEILDWQNQVFQFCCRDCCEDFKRLRGVVSQCEHCRQEKLLHEKLRFSGVEKSFCSEGCVLLYKQDFTKKLGLCCITCTYCSQTCQRAVTEQLDGSTWDFCSEDCKSKYLLWYRKAARCHACKRQGKLLETIHWRGHIRHFCNQQCLLRFYSQQNQPNLDTQSGPESLLHSQSPEPKPSTAAQPKVTSSSSSSSSSSSSSSSSSSRSSSSSSTAAAATTTTTTTTTTTTTTTTTGTAKSRSVPTDPTPPPAPSMPRKNKAAMCKPLMQNRGVSCKVDMRSKGCQTEQDWKPQVIVLPVPVPIFVPVPMHLYSQKVPVPLSLPIPVPVPMFLPTTLESTDKIVETIEELKVKIPSNPLEADILAMAEMIAEAEELDKASSDLCDLVSNQSTEGLLEDCDLFGPARDDVLAMAVKMANVLDEPGQDLEADFPKNPLDINPSVDFLFDCGLVGPDDVSTDQDLPRAIRKGQKRLVLSESCSRDSMSSQPSCTALNYSYGVNAWKCWVQSKYAGGESSKSEELRFGPKPMRIKEDILACTAAELNYGLAQFVREITRPNGERYEPDSIYYLCLGIQQYLLENNRMVNIFTDLYYLTFVQELNKSLSSWQPTILPNNTVFSRVEEEHLWECKQLGVYSPFVLLNTLMFFNTKFFGLQTAEEHMQLSFANVVRQSRKCTTARGTTKVVTIRYYAPARQRKSRDTSSGKRKREDELPVLEQRENRMNPLRCPVKFYEFYLSKCPESLRTRNDVFYLQPERSCIAESPLWYSVIPMDRGMLESMLNRILAVREIYEDPGRPGEEDLD; translated from the exons ATGGACCCCAGCGATTTCTCCAACCCATTTGACGCACTGGCTATGCCAGAGAAGCCCCTGGCTGGAGACCTTCCAGTGGACATGGAGTTTGGAGAAGATTTGCTGGGTTCTCAGACTGCTCCAAACCAGGGCTGGACTCCTCCCGGCCCACCCCCAACCACCGAGGCCCTAGACTTGCTGGATACCCCTGCTGGCCTGGAAAAAGACCCCAGCGTTCTAGATGGAGCCACTGATCTCCTGGGACTTGGGGGGCTCCTCTACAAAGCACCCTCTCCTCAGGAGGTTGAACAGGGTCCTGAGGGATCACTGGGGTGGGCCACAGGGGACCAGCCTCTAGAATCTGCCCCCAGAGGACAGGCGCCTGAAGTAGCGACACCTGATCCTGGAACTGGGGCAAGCCCTGCCTTGACTGAGGGGCTCCTAGAGCCCCTGGCCCCAGATTCACTGATCAACCTGGAAGAGGAAGCCCCCTCTACAACTGCTAGAAGAAAGGGCCCCCCTGGGCAGGAAGATGAGCTTCTGCAGGGGCAGCCCCCAAGCCCAAATGCCCCACCAAGCCCCTCTGTGGGAGAGACCAAGGGAGATGGATTCAGTGGCTCCAAGACCCAGCCCAGCCCCCCAGCACACCCTTCCTTGCCAG GGGATGGCCAGACTGAGAAGAACAGCGAGCCGCCTCCGGAGAAG GAACAGAAGAGAAGCGAGCGGGCTCGGAGAGTAGAGGCCCCCAAACCGGAGACTGTGGATTCCTCAGAGA TTCCGGTATCAGATGAGGACTCTGATGCCATGGTGGATGACCCCAATGATGAGGACTTTGTGCCCTTTCGGCCAAGGCGCTCTCCCCGAATGTCCCTGCGAAGCAACTTGGCCCCCCGAGCTGCCCGCTCAACAGCCACCAAAATGACCTGTGCCCATTGCCGGACCCCACTGCAGAAGGGGCAGACTGCCTACCAGCGCAAAGGGCTCCCCCAGCTCTTCTGCTCCTCCACTTGTCTTACCACGTTCTCCAAGAAGCCTCTGGGCAAGAAAACCtgcaccttctgcaagaa GGAGATCTGGAACACCAAGGACTCCGTCGTGGCCCAGACAGGGGCAGGCGGCTCCTTCCATGAGTTTTGTACATCAGTCTGCCTATCCCTATATGAGGCCCAGCAGCGGCCAGTGCCCCCAGTGGTTGACGCATCAGACGCCACCCGCTGTAGTATTTGTCAGAAGTCTGGAGAG GTTCTCCATGAGGTCAGCAATGGCAGCGTGGTACACCGACTTTGCAGCGACTCATGTTTCACCAAGTTCCGTGCCAACAAGGGACTAAAGACCAACTGCTGTGACCAGTGTGGAGCCTACATCTACAGCAAGGGAGGGGGCGGGGCCCCTCCCCCTGAGCTTCTCTTCCATGAGGGCCAGCAAAAACGCTTCTGCAGTGCGGCCTGCCTGGGGGGCTACAAGAAG AAAAATACCCGAGTGTACCCATGCGTCTGGTGCAAGACGCTGTGTAAGAACTTTGAGATGCTATCCCACGTGGACCGGAATGGCAAGACGGGGCTCTTCTGTTCTTTGTGCTGTACCACCTCCCACAAAGTGAAGCAGGCCGGCCTGGCTG GCCCTCCCCGCCCCTGCAGCTTCTGCCGCCGTAGTCTGTCTGACCCCTGTTACTACAACAAGACCGACCGCACAGTCTACCAGTTCTGCAGCCCCAGTTGCTGGACCAAATTCCAG CGTACAAACCCTGAGGGAGGTATCCATCTGAGCTGCCACTATTGTCACAGTCTGTTCAGTGGCAAGCCTGAAATCCTGGATTGGCAG AACCAAGTGTTCCAGTTTTGTTGCCGTGATTGCTGTGAGGACTTCAAGAGGCTTCGAGGTGTGGTGTCCCAGTGTGAGCACTGTCGGCAGGAGAAGCTGCTTCATGAGAAACTTCGCTTCAGTGGGGTGGAGAAGAGCTTCTGTAGTGAAG GCTGCGTGCTGCTATACAAGCAGGACTTCACCAAGAAGCTGGGCCTATGCTGCATCACCTGTACCTACTGCTCCCAGACCTGCCAGCGAGCAGTTACTGAGCAGCTGGACGGCAGTACCTGGGACTTCTGTAGCGAGGACTGTAAGAGCAAGTACCTGCTATGGTACCGCAAG GCTGCCCGCTGCCATGCTTGTAAGCGACAAGGAAAGCTTCTGGAGACGATCCATTGGCGGGGGCACATCCGCCACTTCTGCAACCAGCAGTGTCTCCTTCGCTTCTATAGCCAGCAGAACCAGCCCAACCTGGACACCCAGAGCGGGCCTGAGAGCCTCCTGCACA GTCAGTCTCCAGAGCCCAAACCCTCCACAGCCGCCCAGCCCAAAgtcaccagcagcagcagcagcagcagtagcagcagcagcagcagcagcagtagcagcagcagaagcagcagcagcagcagcactgccgctgctgccaccaccaccaccaccaccaccaccaccaccaccacaacaacaacaacaaca GGTACTGCCAAAAGCCGCTCGGTCCCAACTGACCCTACCCCCCCACCTGCACCTTCGATGCCTCGGAAGAACAAAGCCGCCATGTGTAAGCCCCTGATGCAGAATCGGGGCGTGTCCTGCAAAGTTGACATGAGGTCCAAAGGGTGTCAGACAG AGCAAGACTGGAAGCCACAGGTGATCGTGCTGCCCGTCCCAGTGCCCATCTTTGTCCCAGTGCCTATGCATCTGTACAGCCAGAAAGTCCCGGTGCCTTTGTCACTGCCTATCCCA GTACCTGTGCCCATGTTTCTGCCCACAACTCTGGAGAGCACAGACAAGATTGTGGAGACTATTGAGGAGCTAAAGGTGAAAATTCCATCCAACCCGTTAGAGGCTGACATCCTAGCCATGGCAGAAATGATAGCAGAAGCTGAGGAGTTGGACAAGGCCTCATCCGACCTCTGTG ACCTGGTGAGTAACCAAAGCACAGAAGGTCTGCTGGAAGACTGTGACCTGTTTGGGCCAGCAAGGGATGATGTTCTCGCCATGGCAGTgaagatggccaatgtgctggaTGAACCAGGGCAGGACCTGGAAGCTGACTTCCCCAAGA ATCCCTTGGACATCAACCCCAGTGTGGATTTCCTCTTTGACTGCGGCCTGGTGGGGCCGGATGATGTGTCCACTGACCAGGACCTGCCTCGAGCCATCCGGAAG GGTCAGAAGCGACTAGTGCTTTCAGAAAGCTGTTCCCGGGATTCCATGAGCAGCCAGCCCAGCTGTACAGCCCTGAACTACTCCTATGGTGTCAATGCTTGGAAATGCTGGGTACAATCAAAGTATGCAGGTGGGGAATCTAGCAAGAGCGAGGAGCTGCGCTTTGGTC CCAAGCCAATGCGGATCAAAGAGGACATCCTGGCCTGTACAGCTGCTGAGCTCAACTATGGGTTGGCCCAGTTTGTGAGAGAGATAACACGTCCCAATGGCGAGAGATATGAGCCTGACAGTATCTACTACCTATGTCTTGGCATCCAACAG TACCTACTAGAAAACAACCGAATGGTAAACATTTTCACGGACCTTTACTACCTGACCTTTGTTCAAGAACTCAACAAGTCTCTGAGCAGTTGGCAACCCACCATCCTCCCAAACA ACACAGTGTTCTCCCGTGTAGAGGAGGAGCACCTCTGGGAATGCAAGCAGCTAGGTGTGTATTCTCCCTTCGTCCTGCTCAACACCCTCATGTTCTTCAATACCAAGTTCTTCGGCCTGCAGACAGCGGAGGAGCACATGCAGCTGTCCTTCGCCAATGTGGTGCGCCAGTCACGCAAGTGTACCACTGCTCGCGGCACCACCAAGGTGGTGACCATCCGCTACTACGCACCTGCTCGCCAGCGAAAGAGTCGAG ACACCAGTTCAGGGAAGCGGAAGAGGGAGGATGAACTTCCTGTGCTGGAACAGCGTGAGAACCGTATGAACCCTCTGCGCTGTCCTGTCAAGTTCTATGAGTTCTATCTCTCCAAATG CCCGGAGAGCCTGCGCACTCGGAATGATGTGTTTTACCTGCAGCCAGAGCGGTCTTGTATTGCCGAATCTCCGCTTTGGTATTCTGTGATCCCCATGGACCGGGGCATGCTGGAGAGCATGCTGAATCGCATCTTAGCTGTGCGCGAAATCTATGAAGATCCAGGTCGTCCTGGCGAGGAGGACCTGGACTGA